In the Pedobacter cryoconitis genome, TTGATACTACATTTACTTTAGGCCGATTTGAACAACAGCGTAAAGAAACGCTGGACAGGCTGGTGAGGGATAATCCTTCATTTATTCGTGTGGTAGACGGTCAATACCGGACCAGGAACAATGAGTTGCCTTTAAACAGGGTCTTACAACAGATTGCGGTAATATCATCTGATACTTCTGCTGGTTACCATGATTTCAAGCATACACTGGAGAATAATACTTTCGGTTATCATTTTGACGTTGATGATTACTTTGCGTTGGTGCAGGGAGAAGGGAATGCGGGGCAGTTTTTAACTAAACTTATCCAGGTATTTGGTTCAGGCAAGCAATATGATGCATTGGTGATTATCAGGGGAGGTGGTGCTCAAACAGATTTCCTTATTTTCGATAACTATGAACTTAATCGCGCGATTGCGAAATTCCCCATTCCGGTAATTACAGGGATCGGCCACCAGAAAAATGAAACTATTGCCGATTTAATGGCACATACTTCTACAAAAACACCAACAAAGGCGGCAGAGATGCTGATTGCACACAACAGGAATTTTGAAGAAGCTGTATTGTCTGTTCAGCAGCACCTGGTAATCCGGACTTTTCAAATGATGAACCAGCATAAGGAGTTGCTGACCAGGTTAAACCAGACGATTATTAACTCATCGAAAAACCTGCTGCACGAAAAACACAGGGATATCCTGAATCTTTCGGGCATGGTGCTGACCAATCCTAAAATTATGATCTCCAATAAGCGCAAAGACCTGAAAAACCTGCTGGAGAACTTTAAATCCTTTAACCGGATGTATTTTGCGAATCATAGCAGGTATATTGGCCATTTTGAATCTGTAGTGAGAATGATGAGCCCGCAGAATATTTTGAACAAAGGATTTGCCATTGTAAAAATAAATGGCCAGATTGTAAATAATGCCGATGCGATTGAGCCTGGAACGGAGCTTACTATAGCTTTGAGTTCAGCAGAAATCAATACAAAAGTTTTAGCTAAAATATCCCGCAATGGAAAAGAATTTGAATTATGAAGCGGCTTATAGTGAACTGACACAAATTGCCCAGGAAATAGAAACTGAAGCTGTTTCTGTAGATGTACTTGCCGAAAAAGTAAAACGGGCTTCCGAACTGATTGCTTTTTGTCAGACAAAATTGAGGTCCACTGAGACTGAAGTCAACAAAATTATAAAGCAGATGGAAAACCAACCCTTATAGTTACATTCGTCCACCATTTAATTTAAAAAATCAGCCATGTTAGTTTATAGTCCAGAAGAAGAAGAAGTATTTTTTGATCAGATTGATCAGGTTTATACACTGACTGAGTCTCAGAATTTAGAAGAAGCTGAACAGCTTTTATTAGAGATTAATGAATCGATCCCTCATCCTAAAGAAAATTGCAGTGTTGGCGGCATATTGCTGGACAGCATTTTCTCTTTTTATGAGCAGACCGGTCAGGTTGAAAAGGCATTGCCTCATTTTTTAAAAGAAACTGAATATCTGCAGGAAAAAATGAAGACTGAAACTGTAAAAAGTTCTGGTCATTTTATTACCACGGGCAGCATTTATTATGCGCTTGGCGACCTGGATAAAGCAAGAGTATATTTTAAAATTGCCCATGGTTTAGGGAAAAATAGCATTTTTCATGATTTTAATGCAGATTTTCTGCATATGGCAGTAACCTCTGATGTGGAATTTGAAGAGTTCAAACAGAATTTTGTTCCTGTTGATGGTTCATTACAAGAAGAGCTGACGGATGAGCAGCAGGACTTGATGGAAGAATATTGTGAGCAGGGAAACCTGGAGATGGATGCAGAGAATTTCGATAAAGCTGCCGGATGGTTCCAGAAAGCGTTAGACGTATTGCCAGCGCCTAAAGAAGATTGGGAAGCAGCAGGGTGGGTTTCTGCCTCTTGTGGCGATGCTTATTTCAATGCAGGGAAATACAAGGAAGCTTTGGAACATTTGCTTGTAGCGCATGATATTTATATTAGTGAGGAAGAAGTGAACCCTTTTGTATTGCTTAGATTAGGCGAGACTTATTTTGAGCTGGGAGATCATGAAAATGCAACCTCAAATCTATTGGCAGCTTATGAAATGGAAGGGGCTGAGCTATTTGAGGATGACCAGAAATATCTGACGTACCTTAAAACAAAACATAAACTTTAAGCACTGATCAGTTGGTGCGCTATTGTGGAGAGTAAGAAAGAGATATCGAATGGTTTAGCTACAACTTCATCTGCACATATCTCTTTCACTATCTCCGGTTTAGGATGCGTTGATAATACGATCACCGGAATATGGCTGAAGTCTTCTGCGGCCTTAATGGTTTTACATAAAGCGGTTCCTTCTTCAGTAGGACTGATTACGTCCAGCAGAATTGCATCAGGCTGGAAATTTCTGATATGTTCGAATATTTCTTTTTCTGAAGACAGCAAGTCGACATGATAGCCTTCATCTGTCAGTACAATATTAATCAGTTCAAGAATATCTCTGTTCTTTTCCAATACTAATATCTTTTTATTCATAAGGCTTTATATCCTGTTCTTTATTGGAAGATAGTTAAACATCCGGTGAACAAAAATAAGTACAAATTTTGACCGGTATGAAATTACAGCGTCATTTTTCTTCCGCTTCCAAAAAGACGATTATAGCTTATTTTTCAGATAGGATAGCAATTAAAATGCTGTTCTATAGGTTTAATTCCCAAAAGTTATATATTTGGCTCTGTATAAAAAATTAAACATGGAAAAATTTTCAAAACTAAAAGAATTGCTTGCTTCTGTTGAAGTTGATGCTGAGAAGTTTTATTCTGCAGGTAATAGTGCAGCGGGAACAAGAGTACGTAAAGCGATGCAGGATTTAAAAGTTCTTGCTCAGGATATCCGTACTGAAGTAACTGAGAAAAAAAACACAGCTAAATAAAGTTAGCACAACCTTACCTGAAAAGGGGGTTTCATTACCCTCTTTTTTTTTGAATTTTTCTATGCCATACCTAGCCAAACCAGAACGTTATACTCAAATGCAATACCGCCGTTGCGGTAAAAGTGGTTTAAAATTACCTGCTATCTCTTTAGGGTTATGGCATAATTTCGGACACGTTGATCAGCTGGAAAATTCCAGGAATATTATAAAATTCGCTTTTGATAGTGGAATTACACATTTTGATCTTGCAAATAATTATGGTCCGCCTCCCGGATCAGCAGAAGAGAACTTCGGTACAATCTTAAAGCAGGATTTTTCGGCTTACCGGGATGAAATGATTATTTCTTCTAAAGCTGGTTA is a window encoding:
- the xseA gene encoding exodeoxyribonuclease VII large subunit; protein product: MAAIPAIKLSELTRQIQETIHGVFGSKTFWVIADITNYTYKPQSNFHYFELVEKDKSSAKILAKIGGRAWGNASVNISNFEKATGQQFKNDINVLIQVAVQYNPSFGLQLNLLDIDTTFTLGRFEQQRKETLDRLVRDNPSFIRVVDGQYRTRNNELPLNRVLQQIAVISSDTSAGYHDFKHTLENNTFGYHFDVDDYFALVQGEGNAGQFLTKLIQVFGSGKQYDALVIIRGGGAQTDFLIFDNYELNRAIAKFPIPVITGIGHQKNETIADLMAHTSTKTPTKAAEMLIAHNRNFEEAVLSVQQHLVIRTFQMMNQHKELLTRLNQTIINSSKNLLHEKHRDILNLSGMVLTNPKIMISNKRKDLKNLLENFKSFNRMYFANHSRYIGHFESVVRMMSPQNILNKGFAIVKINGQIVNNADAIEPGTELTIALSSAEINTKVLAKISRNGKEFEL
- the xseB gene encoding exodeoxyribonuclease VII small subunit, whose protein sequence is MEKNLNYEAAYSELTQIAQEIETEAVSVDVLAEKVKRASELIAFCQTKLRSTETEVNKIIKQMENQPL
- a CDS encoding tetratricopeptide repeat protein → MLVYSPEEEEVFFDQIDQVYTLTESQNLEEAEQLLLEINESIPHPKENCSVGGILLDSIFSFYEQTGQVEKALPHFLKETEYLQEKMKTETVKSSGHFITTGSIYYALGDLDKARVYFKIAHGLGKNSIFHDFNADFLHMAVTSDVEFEEFKQNFVPVDGSLQEELTDEQQDLMEEYCEQGNLEMDAENFDKAAGWFQKALDVLPAPKEDWEAAGWVSASCGDAYFNAGKYKEALEHLLVAHDIYISEEEVNPFVLLRLGETYFELGDHENATSNLLAAYEMEGAELFEDDQKYLTYLKTKHKL
- a CDS encoding response regulator transcription factor; protein product: MNKKILVLEKNRDILELINIVLTDEGYHVDLLSSEKEIFEHIRNFQPDAILLDVISPTEEGTALCKTIKAAEDFSHIPVIVLSTHPKPEIVKEICADEVVAKPFDISFLLSTIAHQLISA
- a CDS encoding histone H1 produces the protein MEKFSKLKELLASVEVDAEKFYSAGNSAAGTRVRKAMQDLKVLAQDIRTEVTEKKNTAK